One genomic segment of candidate division KSB1 bacterium includes these proteins:
- a CDS encoding GNAT family N-acetyltransferase, with amino-acid sequence MSSPVKLRPITPEDEDFLYRVYAGTREDIAQLNWDQKQQEKFLKLQFMAQHKQYKAQFCDADFQIILEDERPVGRFYVNRTEGEIRIVDIALLPEFRGKGMGSTLLKQVLAEGTQKRLPVRIHVQQSNPAFHLYQRLGFQKIDENGIYYLMEWTSN; translated from the coding sequence ATGAGTTCACCTGTCAAACTGCGGCCAATTACTCCGGAAGATGAAGACTTTCTTTACCGGGTTTATGCCGGCACTCGTGAAGATATAGCCCAGTTAAATTGGGACCAGAAACAGCAAGAAAAATTCCTAAAATTGCAGTTTATGGCCCAGCACAAGCAATACAAAGCGCAATTCTGTGATGCCGATTTTCAAATCATTCTAGAAGATGAAAGGCCGGTTGGCAGATTCTACGTTAACCGAACCGAGGGCGAAATCCGGATCGTAGATATTGCTTTGCTGCCCGAGTTTCGCGGCAAGGGAATGGGTTCAACTCTGCTAAAACAGGTTCTCGCTGAAGGGACACAAAAAAGACTCCCGGTACGGATCCATGTCCAGCAATCCAACCCGGCTTTTCATCTTTACCAGCGGCTCGGTTTTCAAAAGATAGATGAAAACGGTATATATTATTTAATGGAGTGGACGAGCAATTAA